The Desmospora profundinema genome includes a region encoding these proteins:
- the abc-f gene encoding ribosomal protection-like ABC-F family protein codes for MFVVKAAGLKVEAGGRILFEDGDIQVRPGEKVALIGANGVGKTTLLKVLAGVITPDGGTVNRSVSVDRWGILNQQETFPSSITAGDYVRSGHPRLFRLYRELRQAERSLEQDAGEKLEARIARYGACQEAYQNAGGYEWEVEVLRTMKHLGLTPGVSDTSMEQLSGGQKTRAQLAQLMVKRPEFLLLDEPTNHLDRSTLEWLETWLSGWNGAALFVSHDRWFIDRVADVTVELSKTGTRAIRGGYSRFTEHRDQERKAQEALWRKQEQEKKKLEESIRRYQTWFHRAHAAAGERNPFLKKKAQKNQTRSKAKEEALRRLEENRVERPRENPRVQVRLNAAPIEGRHLLTVTDLAFGYGEKALLDGIDFDIRPGDRLALTGANGSGKTTLLKLLTGELHSQRGEVRRHPELRIGYFAQELEILDPQETILDSLLRLPGMTRTEARNILASFLFRADSVFQRIGSLSMGERCRVAFVRLYFSRANLLILDEPTNYLDIPTRERIEEALAHYPGSMVLVSHDRFLLSLIANRVASLENGRLALFEEGYHAYLERKRQATARSHTDPDRIRMLELRLTQLMGAEEPEDEGVRQQLMAEIRKIRSELDQWKGRGKEE; via the coding sequence ATGTTTGTGGTAAAAGCGGCGGGGCTGAAAGTGGAAGCGGGTGGACGGATATTGTTTGAGGATGGGGATATCCAGGTGCGCCCGGGGGAAAAAGTGGCCCTGATCGGAGCCAACGGTGTGGGCAAAACGACCCTGTTGAAGGTATTGGCAGGGGTGATCACGCCCGACGGGGGCACCGTCAACCGGTCGGTTTCCGTAGACCGCTGGGGAATCCTAAACCAACAGGAAACGTTCCCTTCTTCCATAACAGCAGGAGATTACGTCCGCTCGGGGCACCCGAGGCTGTTTCGGCTTTACCGGGAGTTGCGGCAGGCGGAGCGAAGCTTGGAACAGGATGCGGGTGAAAAGTTGGAGGCTCGGATTGCCCGCTACGGAGCCTGCCAGGAAGCGTATCAGAATGCGGGCGGTTACGAATGGGAAGTGGAAGTGCTGCGGACAATGAAACACCTGGGGCTGACACCGGGTGTATCCGACACTTCCATGGAACAGCTCAGCGGGGGTCAGAAGACGAGGGCCCAGTTGGCGCAGCTTATGGTGAAGCGTCCGGAGTTCCTGTTATTGGACGAACCGACCAACCATTTGGATCGATCCACATTGGAGTGGTTGGAGACGTGGTTGTCGGGGTGGAATGGCGCGGCGCTGTTTGTATCCCATGACCGTTGGTTTATCGATCGGGTGGCCGATGTTACGGTGGAACTGTCCAAAACCGGGACCCGCGCTATCCGGGGCGGATACAGCCGCTTTACCGAACACCGGGATCAGGAGCGGAAAGCGCAGGAAGCCTTGTGGCGGAAGCAAGAACAGGAAAAGAAAAAGCTGGAGGAGTCGATCCGTCGATACCAGACCTGGTTTCACCGGGCCCATGCCGCCGCCGGGGAACGCAATCCGTTTTTGAAGAAAAAGGCGCAAAAAAATCAAACCCGCTCCAAAGCGAAGGAGGAAGCATTAAGGCGGTTGGAGGAAAACCGGGTGGAGCGACCCCGGGAGAACCCCCGCGTTCAGGTGCGGCTAAACGCTGCTCCCATCGAGGGGCGACACCTGCTGACGGTGACGGATCTCGCCTTTGGATACGGGGAGAAAGCGTTGCTGGACGGAATCGATTTTGATATTCGTCCCGGAGATCGGCTGGCCTTGACGGGAGCCAACGGGAGCGGCAAAACTACCTTGTTGAAACTATTGACCGGCGAGCTTCACTCGCAACGGGGGGAAGTGCGCCGCCATCCGGAACTGCGGATCGGCTACTTTGCCCAGGAGCTGGAGATCCTCGATCCACAGGAGACGATCTTGGACAGTTTGCTGCGCCTTCCCGGCATGACCCGCACCGAAGCCCGCAACATTCTGGCGTCGTTTTTGTTCCGAGCGGACTCGGTTTTTCAACGAATCGGCTCCCTCAGTATGGGAGAGCGCTGTCGGGTGGCATTTGTACGCCTGTACTTTTCCCGCGCCAACCTCCTGATTTTGGACGAACCGACGAACTACCTGGACATTCCCACCCGGGAACGGATCGAAGAAGCCTTGGCCCACTATCCCGGATCGATGGTGTTGGTTTCCCACGACCGTTTTTTGCTTTCGCTTATCGCCAACCGTGTCGCCTCTTTGGAAAACGGTCGCCTGGCGTTGTTTGAGGAGGGCTATCACGCTTACCTGGAACGGAAGCGGCAAGCCACCGCCCGTTCCCATACCGACCCAGACCGGATCCGAATGCTGGAACTTCGTCTCACCCAACTGATGGGTGCGGAAGAGCCGGAAGATGAGGGAGTACGGCAACAGCTGATGGCAGAGATTCGAAAAATCCGGTCGGAGCTGGATCAGTGGAAGGGACGGGGGAAGGAAGAGTAG
- a CDS encoding VOC family protein: MSSPIQNKIGATFIPVSDLERARDWYCEILGLEPDGEIQYGHLYVIPLQGGNGLVLDSKIYPQRSPGTAPLFHFNTDDIEEAYAFLKGKNVEITTGIQNGHWFNFKDPDGNMLMACKC, encoded by the coding sequence GTGTCCAGTCCCATTCAAAACAAAATCGGTGCGACCTTTATCCCCGTAAGCGACTTGGAACGAGCGAGAGATTGGTACTGTGAGATTTTGGGCTTGGAGCCGGACGGAGAGATCCAATACGGGCATCTGTATGTGATTCCGTTACAAGGGGGAAATGGCTTGGTCCTGGACAGCAAGATTTATCCCCAGCGATCCCCGGGCACAGCCCCTCTCTTCCATTTCAATACGGATGACATCGAAGAGGCGTATGCGTTTCTGAAAGGCAAGAATGTGGAGATCACCACCGGTATCCAAAACGGACACTGGTTCAACTTCAAAGATCCCGACGGCAACATGTTGATGGCCTGTAAATGTTGA
- a CDS encoding helix-turn-helix domain-containing protein — MKPLPMSEVGEIIRKTRKERGLRLEDLADEHISPATISNIERGVPHVSNERAIYLLQKLNIRMDHLPGLLAEEQEELERLKNRLFYIECLGGAGNPEKALKLLNELGVDDHHVYGATVYYLRGKCHAYMNQWDKAERHLRKAIHLSSSNPLHRELNTEAATYLELGFCNYRTNNLNIALDHTRKALAVFNPHGARKYLEFILHMNIAIYLERLGRVSESLQVVLSIWERKNEIVSNSVLLTFYWLRAELARKSHLFEEAIRYSYEGLEIARLNKNHSLMFDLWSVLGSVYLTKKELAWARDCFMAALDLVDKITPPAKTTTVYSRLGVLYLSQNDLDQAEQMLQKAIQISEQANDAPRLIRSLIIMGDLYRNKGDDKKAQSFYERVLSLAKQHGYRKMEYMTLLRLPDFWKQENHSLYLELVDEMI, encoded by the coding sequence ATGAAACCATTGCCCATGAGCGAAGTCGGTGAAATCATCCGCAAAACGCGTAAAGAGCGCGGCCTCCGACTGGAAGACCTGGCAGACGAACACATCTCCCCGGCCACCATCAGCAACATTGAACGCGGCGTCCCCCATGTCAGCAACGAACGGGCCATCTACCTGCTCCAAAAACTGAATATTAGGATGGATCACCTGCCCGGCCTTCTGGCGGAAGAACAGGAAGAGCTGGAACGGCTGAAAAACCGCCTCTTTTATATCGAATGCCTGGGAGGGGCCGGCAATCCGGAAAAAGCGTTAAAACTGTTGAACGAGTTGGGAGTGGACGATCATCATGTATACGGTGCCACCGTTTATTATCTGAGAGGAAAGTGTCATGCATATATGAATCAATGGGACAAAGCGGAACGCCACCTGCGAAAAGCGATTCATCTATCTTCTTCCAATCCTTTGCATCGGGAATTAAATACAGAAGCAGCCACTTATCTGGAGTTGGGCTTTTGTAACTATCGAACCAATAATCTGAATATCGCATTGGATCATACCCGTAAAGCGCTGGCGGTATTTAATCCTCACGGAGCAAGAAAGTACTTGGAGTTTATACTCCATATGAATATTGCCATCTATCTTGAACGCTTAGGCAGGGTGAGTGAAAGTTTACAAGTTGTATTATCCATATGGGAACGAAAGAATGAAATCGTTAGCAATAGTGTTCTCTTAACTTTCTACTGGCTGCGTGCCGAACTGGCACGAAAAAGCCACTTATTTGAGGAGGCGATTCGATACAGTTACGAGGGGTTGGAAATTGCCAGATTAAACAAAAACCATTCCTTAATGTTCGATTTGTGGAGTGTATTGGGCAGCGTATACTTAACCAAAAAAGAGCTGGCCTGGGCAAGGGATTGCTTCATGGCCGCACTGGATCTGGTCGACAAGATTACCCCTCCTGCCAAAACCACCACCGTCTACAGCCGTCTCGGAGTGTTATATCTCTCTCAGAACGACCTCGATCAAGCGGAACAGATGCTGCAGAAAGCGATTCAAATCAGTGAGCAGGCCAATGACGCCCCCCGATTGATCCGATCCTTGATCATTATGGGCGATCTTTATCGAAACAAGGGAGACGACAAAAAGGCCCAATCCTTTTATGAACGCGTCCTGTCCTTGGCAAAGCAACACGGCTATCGAAAGATGGAATACATGACCTTGCTCCGCCTGCCCGACTTCTGGAAACAGGAAAATCACTCTCTCTACTTGGAGCTTGTCGATGAAATGATCTAG
- a CDS encoding cytosine permease, protein MRETTDKFQDFERQPVPLSLRKPWWTLALVYIAIAVNLAAILLGGQLADNLSFAESMAATVIGSILVATIAALCAYVGAKTRLSTAMVSRYTFGEVGSRIVSILLATTLFGWFGVQAGFFGASALVVVQNVLGVEVPTWLLSLIGGVLMTTTAVLGYRAIEKLSLIAVPLMIGLLIGSLYSVSKAQSIGALIADSSNGAMTIGLGMSLVAGAFMVGAVISPDISRWAKTTKDAVLSAFFGFFVGNVIMIAIAVILAKAVGTGDLIEIFLTLGLGTSALLILIFAQWTTNDNNLYSAALGFSVVIRNIPKWHLTIGAGIIGTTLAVVGIYDWFIPFLSLLTVLIAPLGGIYTAEYFLLNKHRFQFSFIQEKKIPVMMWRSMAAWAAASGIAFATTPVAGGGFGWLTLTTLPALDGFLSALVLQYLLGKIGNASEKQSDMSAAS, encoded by the coding sequence ATGCGTGAAACGACGGACAAATTCCAGGATTTTGAACGGCAACCGGTTCCTTTGTCATTACGGAAACCCTGGTGGACATTGGCATTGGTCTATATCGCCATCGCGGTCAACCTGGCCGCCATTTTGTTGGGGGGGCAGCTGGCCGACAATCTCTCCTTTGCGGAATCGATGGCGGCCACCGTGATCGGGTCGATACTGGTTGCGACGATCGCAGCCCTATGTGCCTATGTCGGGGCAAAAACCCGCTTGTCCACGGCGATGGTGAGTCGTTATACCTTTGGGGAAGTGGGCTCCCGAATCGTCTCCATCCTGTTGGCGACCACCTTGTTTGGATGGTTTGGGGTTCAAGCCGGCTTTTTTGGGGCCAGTGCCCTGGTGGTGGTCCAAAACGTGTTGGGTGTGGAGGTGCCCACCTGGCTTCTTTCGTTGATCGGCGGAGTGTTGATGACCACGACGGCGGTGTTGGGCTACCGGGCGATTGAGAAGTTGAGCCTGATTGCGGTTCCCTTGATGATCGGGCTTCTGATTGGATCGCTCTATTCCGTTTCCAAAGCGCAATCCATCGGCGCGCTGATCGCTGATTCCTCCAACGGCGCCATGACGATCGGGCTGGGGATGTCGCTGGTGGCCGGGGCCTTTATGGTAGGGGCGGTGATCTCGCCGGATATCTCCCGGTGGGCTAAAACCACAAAGGATGCGGTTTTGTCCGCTTTTTTCGGTTTTTTTGTGGGCAATGTGATTATGATCGCGATTGCGGTCATTCTGGCGAAAGCGGTGGGAACAGGGGATCTTATCGAAATCTTCCTGACGTTGGGGCTGGGAACATCCGCCTTGTTGATTCTGATATTCGCCCAGTGGACCACCAACGATAACAATCTGTACTCAGCGGCTCTCGGGTTTTCGGTGGTGATTCGGAACATTCCCAAATGGCACTTGACCATCGGGGCGGGAATCATCGGCACCACGTTGGCGGTGGTGGGGATCTACGATTGGTTTATTCCGTTCCTCTCCCTTTTGACGGTATTGATCGCACCGCTGGGAGGCATTTACACGGCGGAGTATTTCCTGCTCAATAAACACCGGTTTCAATTCTCGTTCATCCAGGAGAAAAAGATTCCTGTCATGATGTGGCGTTCCATGGCGGCTTGGGCGGCGGCATCCGGGATTGCCTTTGCGACCACGCCAGTCGCCGGCGGTGGATTCGGTTGGTTGACTCTCACCACCCTCCCGGCGCTGGACGGATTTTTATCCGCTCTGGTGCTGCAGTACCTGTTGGGTAAAATCGGGAACGCGTCCGAGAAACAGTCCGATATGTCGGCGGCTTCGTGA
- a CDS encoding DUF917 domain-containing protein: MLRQIDPEAIEHIAVGAAVLGTGGGGDPFLGKLMALQAVKEHGPIPLISVDELDDDAWIVPAAMMGAPTVMLEKFPSGKELGMVFDLLQQHAGRPIAATMPIEIGGFNSLIPVVAAAQLGLPIVDVDAMGRAFPEMQMVTFYLDGINPSPAVMADEKGNRVLMHTVDSVWGERFARSLTIQMGGAATLAAFSVTGRQLKESGILGTLTQAEAIGRLITESQGTDEDPVRTVLDHLGGFELFQGKVSDIKRRMDTGFVRGEALFEGIGEWAGRRMQLYFQNEHLLALEGGKPRATTPDLIAVLDRETGSPITTEGLRYGNRVSVTAIPCHPKWRTTAGIEAVGPRYFGYECDYVPVEERLRTEGAAR, from the coding sequence ATGTTACGGCAGATTGATCCGGAAGCGATTGAACATATCGCAGTAGGTGCGGCTGTCCTGGGAACGGGGGGAGGGGGGGATCCCTTTCTCGGAAAGTTGATGGCCCTGCAGGCGGTGAAGGAACACGGGCCGATCCCCTTGATCAGCGTGGACGAACTGGATGACGACGCATGGATCGTACCGGCTGCCATGATGGGAGCGCCGACGGTGATGCTGGAGAAATTCCCATCGGGAAAAGAATTGGGAATGGTGTTCGACCTGTTGCAACAACATGCGGGCCGGCCGATTGCCGCAACGATGCCGATTGAGATCGGCGGTTTCAACTCCTTGATCCCGGTGGTGGCAGCCGCGCAGCTGGGACTGCCGATCGTGGATGTGGATGCGATGGGCCGGGCATTTCCGGAAATGCAGATGGTCACCTTTTACTTGGATGGAATCAATCCCTCCCCTGCGGTGATGGCGGATGAAAAGGGAAACCGGGTGCTGATGCACACAGTAGACAGTGTATGGGGGGAACGCTTTGCCCGCAGCCTGACCATCCAGATGGGCGGCGCTGCGACACTGGCCGCTTTTTCTGTCACGGGCCGGCAGTTGAAGGAAAGCGGAATTCTCGGAACCTTAACCCAAGCGGAAGCCATCGGTCGGCTGATCACGGAGTCCCAAGGGACCGATGAGGATCCGGTGCGGACGGTGTTGGACCACCTGGGCGGGTTTGAGTTGTTTCAAGGAAAGGTGTCCGATATAAAGCGACGGATGGACACCGGTTTTGTTAGAGGAGAAGCCTTGTTTGAAGGGATAGGGGAGTGGGCAGGCCGACGGATGCAGCTGTATTTTCAAAACGAGCATCTTCTCGCCCTGGAAGGGGGGAAACCCCGGGCGACGACTCCCGATCTAATCGCGGTACTGGACCGGGAAACCGGTTCGCCGATTACAACGGAAGGACTGCGGTATGGAAACCGGGTCAGTGTCACCGCGATTCCTTGTCATCCCAAATGGCGGACCACAGCGGGGATCGAGGCGGTGGGACCTCGTTATTTCGGTTATGAATGTGATTATGTGCCGGTGGAAGAACGACTTCGTACAGAGGGGGCAGCAAGGTGA
- a CDS encoding hydantoinase/oxoprolinase family protein — MSVRIGIDVGGTNTDAVILDEELRCIAKVKTATTDDVEEGIVTALSRVIRDGGVDPSRVQYAMLGTTHCTNAVVERKRLNRVGVIRIGLPATAAIQPMTGWPSDLKAALGEHGYLVPGGHEFDGRMIAPLGETEIRAALRRMEGQVDAVAITSVFAPVSDCHEREAEAIVRAEWGDSVPVSLSHEVGSIGLVERENATILNAALMRTAEQVVRGFQQALEREGIRAPLFLGQNDGTLMSADYARQYPILTIACGPTNSIRGAAHLSGYSEGLVVDVGGTTTDVGVLVKGFPRESAVAVEIGGVRTNFRMPDLLSVGLGGGTVVRGGAGAVTLGPDSVGYRLHQKARVFGGDTWTATDVAVAAGRIDWNGPQLKMPQKSAAEARWCEEAYQRMVTTVEEAIDRMKTSAAPVPAILVGGGSVLLPDRLEGVSEVIRHGDYDVANAIGAAIGQVSGQVERVYSLSELSRSEAMEHAKKTAVGDAVKAGADPATVTIVDVEDVPLAYLPGNAVRIRVKAAGTLQQG, encoded by the coding sequence GTGAGTGTTCGGATTGGGATCGACGTGGGGGGAACCAACACCGATGCGGTTATATTGGATGAGGAACTGCGCTGTATCGCCAAAGTGAAAACCGCAACCACTGACGATGTGGAAGAGGGGATCGTGACGGCATTGAGCCGGGTGATCCGGGATGGTGGGGTGGATCCTTCCCGGGTCCAATATGCGATGTTGGGAACCACTCACTGCACCAATGCGGTGGTGGAACGGAAACGGCTCAACCGGGTGGGCGTCATCCGGATCGGGTTGCCGGCGACAGCGGCGATTCAGCCGATGACCGGGTGGCCGTCCGATCTGAAGGCGGCCTTGGGAGAACACGGTTATCTGGTTCCCGGCGGCCACGAGTTTGATGGCCGCATGATCGCTCCCCTGGGAGAGACCGAGATCCGGGCGGCATTAAGGCGGATGGAAGGACAGGTGGACGCGGTGGCGATCACTTCCGTGTTCGCTCCGGTGAGCGACTGCCATGAGCGGGAGGCGGAGGCGATTGTGCGGGCGGAGTGGGGGGATTCGGTTCCCGTATCCCTATCCCATGAAGTAGGCAGTATCGGTCTGGTGGAACGGGAAAACGCCACCATCCTGAATGCAGCCTTAATGCGGACGGCAGAACAAGTGGTGCGCGGATTTCAGCAGGCATTGGAACGGGAGGGGATCCGGGCGCCTCTCTTTCTAGGGCAGAACGACGGTACCCTGATGTCGGCGGACTATGCTCGTCAGTATCCCATCCTGACGATTGCCTGCGGTCCCACCAATTCAATCCGGGGTGCGGCCCATCTGTCCGGCTACAGTGAAGGGCTGGTGGTGGATGTGGGCGGCACCACGACGGACGTCGGCGTATTGGTCAAGGGTTTTCCGCGGGAGTCAGCCGTGGCGGTGGAGATTGGCGGGGTGCGCACCAACTTCCGTATGCCCGATCTGCTGTCGGTGGGGTTGGGCGGCGGAACCGTGGTACGTGGCGGGGCAGGGGCCGTCACGCTGGGACCGGACAGCGTCGGATACCGTCTCCATCAAAAAGCGAGGGTGTTTGGCGGAGATACCTGGACGGCCACGGATGTAGCCGTCGCCGCGGGCCGGATCGATTGGAACGGTCCGCAACTGAAGATGCCCCAAAAGAGCGCGGCGGAGGCCCGTTGGTGCGAAGAAGCGTATCAACGGATGGTGACCACTGTGGAAGAAGCCATCGACCGGATGAAGACCAGTGCGGCACCGGTGCCGGCCATCCTGGTGGGAGGCGGAAGCGTCTTGCTTCCGGATCGACTGGAGGGCGTGTCGGAAGTGATCCGGCATGGGGATTACGATGTGGCCAACGCGATCGGAGCGGCGATCGGTCAGGTGAGCGGACAAGTGGAACGGGTGTATTCGCTGTCGGAGTTGAGCCGTTCCGAAGCGATGGAGCACGCAAAAAAAACGGCAGTGGGGGATGCTGTCAAAGCGGGGGCGGATCCAGCCACGGTAACCATCGTGGACGTGGAGGACGTTCCGTTGGCATACCTGCCGGGCAATGCGGTCCGGATTCGGGTCAAAGCGGCAGGAACCCTTCAGCAGGGATAG